In Methanothrix harundinacea 6Ac, the genomic stretch TTCATGAGGCGTTGATAGAAGAGGGCGCGGGGGGCTGAAGGCCAGCCTGATGAAGATTAATTTTATTCACCGAAAATAATGATCTCTCAGATCGATTTTAAGGCCGGTTCTCTGGTGAGGGTGGATGATTATACCCCTTGATATCCTTTCTAGCTGTGGAGATATCACTGATATACGCTATACCGTATAGCTTATAGCGCTAGAGATAGCTATAGAGCTAATATGGAGAGCTTGAGGCAGTATAACGTCAGGCTTCCCGAAGAGCTTATCCAGACCCTCCAGGATGTAGCCAAAGAAACCGGAAGGGACCGGGCCGAGCTAGTGAGGGATGCCCTGAAACGGTATTTCGACGGGGAGCTGTGGAGAGACGAGACCACGGAGAGGTCATCTATGCCCCTCTTCGCGAAGGTCGAGGACCTGGAGAAACGTGTCCGAAGGCTGGAGATAGCTCAACCAGCTATACAAGCTATACAAACCACCGCTAAACGAGATATACAGACAGCTAGAAAAGATACCCTCCTGCCTATTAATGCCGCCGAACCCAAGGTTGAACCGGAGGCTAAACCAACCATTCAGAGACTATCCGAGGACCTGGCGACA encodes the following:
- a CDS encoding ribbon-helix-helix domain-containing protein, producing MESLRQYNVRLPEELIQTLQDVAKETGRDRAELVRDALKRYFDGELWRDETTERSSMPLFAKVEDLEKRVRRLEIAQPAIQAIQTTAKRDIQTARKDTLLPINAAEPKVEPEAKPTIQRLSEDLATQEKIKKIWQAGERNRQNIARQVGYKDRTVQQYIKDCLDSGELEK